One Obesumbacterium proteus DNA window includes the following coding sequences:
- the tal gene encoding transaldolase, with protein MTDKLTSLRQLTTVVADTGDIAAMKLYQPQDATTNPSLILNAAQIPEYRKLIDEAIAWARSQSSDKAQQVVDASDKLAVNIGLEILKLVPGRISTEVDARMSYDTEASVAKAKRLIKMYNDAGISNDRILIKLASTWQGIRAAEQLEKEGINCNLTLLFSFAQARACAEAGVYLISPFVGRILDWYKSNTDKKEYAPNEDPGVVSVTEIYEYYKQHGYETVVMGASFRNMGEILELAGCDRLTIAPALLKELSEAQGDVERKLSYTGEIKARPARLTEAEFYWQHNQDPMAVDKLSDGIRKFAVDQGKLEKMIADLL; from the coding sequence ATGACCGATAAACTGACATCCCTACGCCAGCTGACCACCGTTGTGGCCGACACCGGCGATATCGCTGCAATGAAGTTGTATCAACCACAAGATGCAACGACCAACCCTTCTCTGATTCTGAATGCAGCACAAATTCCTGAATACCGTAAGCTGATCGATGAAGCGATTGCTTGGGCGCGTAGCCAGAGCAGCGACAAAGCTCAGCAGGTTGTGGATGCTTCAGATAAGCTGGCCGTCAATATCGGTCTGGAAATTTTGAAACTGGTCCCAGGCCGCATCTCTACCGAAGTTGATGCGCGCATGTCTTACGACACCGAAGCTAGCGTTGCGAAAGCTAAACGTCTGATCAAAATGTATAACGATGCTGGCATCAGCAACGATCGTATCCTGATCAAACTGGCTTCAACCTGGCAGGGTATCCGCGCTGCGGAACAGCTGGAAAAAGAAGGCATCAACTGTAACCTGACGCTGCTGTTCTCCTTCGCTCAGGCGCGTGCTTGTGCTGAAGCCGGTGTATACCTGATTTCTCCGTTTGTTGGTCGTATCCTTGACTGGTACAAATCAAACACCGACAAGAAAGAATACGCGCCAAACGAAGATCCAGGCGTTGTATCCGTGACCGAAATCTACGAATACTACAAACAGCACGGTTATGAAACCGTGGTTATGGGCGCAAGCTTCCGTAACATGGGCGAGATTCTGGAACTGGCTGGCTGTGACCGTCTGACCATCGCTCCAGCGCTGCTGAAAGAGCTGTCTGAAGCTCAGGGCGACGTTGAGCGTAAGCTGAGCTACACCGGTGAAATCAAAGCGCGTCCAGCGCGTCTGACCGAAGCTGAGTTCTACTGGCAGCACAATCAGGATCCAATGGCGGTTGATAAACTGTCTGACGGTATCCGTAAGTTTGCCGTAGACCAAGGCAAACTGGAAAAAATGATCGCTGACCTGCTGTAA
- the glaH gene encoding glutarate dioxygenase GlaH has protein sequence MNALTAVKQDISEAKTKGQGFTVRPSAQSPRMLELNFDAATTQRFLELVAEWPVQALEYKSFLRFRVAKILDELCGNQLQPLLLNTILARTQGALLIGAEGIDHVEQADEMVKIATAVAHLIGRSNYDAMSGQFYARFVVKNVDSSDSYLRQPHRVLELHNDGTFVDEVTDYVLMMKIDEQNMQGGNSLLLHLDDWESLDKFFSHPLARRPMRWTAPPSKNVTQDVFHPVFDVDGQGRPVMRYIDQFVQPKDFEEGNWLSELSDALEGSRNIVSVPVPVGKFLLINNLFWLHGRDRFTPHPDLRRELMRQRGYISYSTSHYQAGQ, from the coding sequence ATGAATGCGTTAACCGCCGTAAAGCAGGATATCTCTGAAGCTAAAACCAAAGGGCAGGGCTTTACCGTTCGCCCGTCGGCACAGTCGCCACGCATGCTTGAACTCAATTTCGATGCCGCTACCACGCAACGTTTTTTAGAACTGGTGGCCGAATGGCCCGTGCAAGCGCTGGAGTACAAATCATTCCTGCGTTTTCGCGTGGCGAAAATCCTTGATGAACTCTGTGGCAACCAGCTTCAGCCGCTGCTGCTCAATACCATTCTGGCGCGAACTCAAGGTGCGTTGCTTATTGGTGCTGAGGGTATCGACCACGTCGAGCAGGCGGATGAGATGGTTAAAATTGCTACCGCGGTGGCGCATCTTATCGGGCGTTCCAACTATGACGCCATGAGCGGCCAGTTCTATGCGCGTTTTGTGGTTAAAAACGTGGATAGTTCAGATAGTTACCTGCGTCAGCCTCATCGCGTATTGGAATTACACAACGATGGCACCTTCGTTGATGAAGTGACTGACTATGTGCTGATGATGAAAATCGACGAGCAGAATATGCAGGGCGGCAATTCCCTTTTGCTGCATCTGGATGACTGGGAGTCACTCGATAAATTCTTCAGCCACCCGTTGGCGCGTCGCCCAATGCGCTGGACTGCGCCGCCAAGCAAAAATGTCACCCAAGATGTTTTCCACCCGGTATTTGATGTTGATGGGCAAGGGCGTCCGGTAATGCGCTATATCGATCAGTTCGTTCAGCCAAAGGATTTTGAAGAAGGTAATTGGTTGAGTGAGCTGTCAGATGCGCTCGAAGGCAGTCGCAATATCGTTTCGGTTCCGGTTCCGGTCGGCAAATTCCTTTTGATTAATAATTTGTTCTGGCTGCATGGTCGCGATCGCTTTACCCCACACCCAGATTTGCGCCGCGAACTGATGCGTCAGCGCGGATATATCAGCTATTCCACCTCGCACTATCAGGCTGGGCAATAA
- the lhgO gene encoding L-2-hydroxyglutarate oxidase produces the protein MYDFVIVGGGIIGMSTAMQLIGVYPDARIALLEKESGPACHQTGHNSGVIHAGVYYTPGSLKAKFCLEGNRATKAFCDENGIRYDTCGKMLVATSELEMQRMRALWDRTEANGLERYWLSAEELHEREPNIVGLGGILVPSSGIVSYTEVTQAMSDRFRAAGGEIVYNAEVTALREHAQGVIVTTTAGDYEGSNLITCSGLMADRLVKMLGVDPGFIICPFRGEYFRLAPQHNHIVNHLIYPIPDPAMPFLGVHLTRMIDGSVTVGPNAVLAFKREGYRKRDISLSDTLEIFGSSGIRSVMRQNFKSGLDEMKNSLCKGGYLKRVQKYCPSLTKQDLQPYPAGVRAQAVSPDGKLIDDFLFVTTPRSIHVCNAPSPAATSAIPIGTHIVGKVQALLAGQTHNGRTLTSAINDKSSLATV, from the coding sequence ATGTATGACTTTGTGATCGTTGGCGGCGGCATCATTGGGATGTCGACTGCCATGCAGTTGATCGGCGTCTATCCAGATGCCCGCATTGCTTTGCTGGAAAAAGAGAGCGGCCCTGCGTGCCATCAGACCGGCCACAATAGCGGTGTGATTCACGCGGGGGTTTATTACACGCCCGGTAGTTTAAAAGCCAAATTCTGTTTGGAAGGTAATCGGGCGACCAAAGCCTTTTGTGATGAAAACGGCATTCGCTATGACACCTGCGGGAAAATGCTGGTGGCAACGTCCGAGCTAGAAATGCAGCGTATGCGTGCGCTGTGGGATCGCACTGAAGCCAACGGCTTAGAGCGCTACTGGTTGAGCGCGGAAGAACTGCATGAGCGCGAGCCCAACATCGTCGGGCTGGGCGGTATTCTGGTTCCCTCCAGCGGGATCGTTAGTTACACCGAAGTCACACAGGCAATGTCAGATCGTTTCCGTGCCGCAGGTGGCGAGATCGTCTATAACGCCGAAGTTACCGCGCTGCGGGAACATGCGCAGGGCGTGATCGTAACGACGACGGCGGGCGATTATGAAGGATCTAACCTGATCACCTGTTCAGGGCTGATGGCAGATCGTTTGGTGAAAATGCTGGGTGTCGATCCCGGTTTTATTATCTGCCCGTTCCGCGGCGAATATTTCCGTCTAGCGCCGCAGCATAATCATATTGTTAATCATCTCATTTATCCGATCCCCGATCCGGCAATGCCGTTTCTCGGCGTGCATCTGACTCGCATGATCGACGGCAGCGTAACCGTGGGGCCAAACGCCGTGCTGGCATTTAAGCGCGAAGGCTATCGCAAACGTGATATTTCACTGAGCGATACGCTGGAAATATTTGGCTCTTCCGGTATTCGCAGCGTGATGCGGCAAAACTTCAAATCCGGTCTGGATGAGATGAAAAATTCTCTGTGCAAAGGCGGCTATCTCAAACGCGTGCAAAAGTATTGCCCAAGCTTGACCAAACAGGATCTTCAGCCCTATCCCGCCGGTGTGCGTGCTCAGGCCGTTTCCCCCGATGGCAAACTGATTGATGATTTTCTGTTTGTGACCACCCCTCGCAGCATTCATGTCTGTAATGCGCCGTCACCAGCGGCAACCTCGGCGATCCCGATTGGCACGCATATTGTAGGCAAAGTTCAGGCGCTACTGGCAGGGCAAACCCATAACGGTCGCACCTTAACCTCGGCAATTAACGATAAATCGTCTTTGGCCACCGTATAA
- the gabD gene encoding NADP-dependent succinate-semialdehyde dehydrogenase: protein MQLNDPTLFRQQAFIQGKWCDAESKKTIDVTNPANAQLLGTVPKMGANETRTAIEAANQALPAWRALTAKERATILRRWFDLMMANQDDLAKLMTLEQGKPLAEAKGEIAYAASFIEWFAEEGKRIYGDTIPGHQADKRLIVIKQPIGVTAAITPWNFPAAMITRKAGPALAAGCTMVLKPASQTPFSALALAELAQRAGIPDGVFNVVTGSASEVGNELTGNPLVRKLSFTGSTEIGRQLMQQCAKDIKKVSLELGGNAPFIVFDDADLDKAVEGALASKFRNAGQTCVCANRLYVQDGVYDAFAKKLQAAVEKLTLGDGLAQGVTTGPLIDEKAVAKVKEHIEDALSKGARIITGGQPHELGGNFFQPTILVDVPASAKVAKEETFGPLAPLFRFKDEADVVAQANDTEFGLAAYFYARDLSRVFRVGEALEYGIVGINTGIISNEVAPFGGIKASGLGREGSKYGIEDYLEIKYMCIGL from the coding sequence ATGCAACTTAACGACCCAACGCTTTTTCGCCAGCAGGCTTTTATCCAAGGAAAGTGGTGTGACGCAGAAAGTAAGAAAACCATCGATGTGACAAACCCCGCTAATGCTCAGCTTTTGGGCACCGTGCCCAAAATGGGGGCAAATGAAACGCGCACGGCGATAGAAGCGGCGAATCAGGCGTTGCCTGCATGGCGTGCCTTAACCGCCAAAGAACGTGCGACGATCCTGCGCCGCTGGTTCGATCTCATGATGGCTAACCAAGACGATCTCGCCAAGCTCATGACGCTAGAGCAAGGCAAGCCGTTGGCTGAGGCCAAGGGTGAGATTGCCTATGCCGCCTCTTTTATTGAGTGGTTTGCCGAAGAAGGTAAACGCATTTATGGCGATACCATTCCAGGCCATCAGGCAGACAAACGCCTTATTGTGATCAAACAGCCGATTGGCGTTACCGCTGCGATCACCCCGTGGAATTTTCCAGCGGCAATGATCACGCGCAAAGCAGGACCTGCGCTTGCCGCTGGCTGCACCATGGTGCTCAAACCCGCGAGCCAAACGCCGTTTTCAGCATTGGCACTTGCTGAGTTGGCCCAGCGCGCAGGGATCCCAGACGGCGTATTTAACGTGGTGACAGGCTCGGCCAGCGAAGTGGGGAATGAGCTCACGGGCAACCCGCTAGTGCGCAAGCTTTCGTTTACCGGATCGACCGAAATTGGTCGTCAATTGATGCAACAGTGCGCTAAAGACATCAAAAAAGTCTCGCTGGAGCTGGGCGGAAATGCGCCATTCATCGTGTTTGATGATGCTGATTTGGATAAAGCAGTTGAAGGTGCGCTGGCCTCTAAGTTTCGTAATGCAGGACAAACCTGCGTGTGTGCCAACCGCCTCTATGTTCAGGATGGGGTTTATGACGCTTTTGCTAAAAAGCTACAGGCTGCGGTTGAAAAACTTACGTTGGGCGATGGCTTAGCGCAGGGCGTAACAACCGGCCCGCTGATTGATGAAAAAGCGGTGGCGAAAGTGAAAGAGCACATTGAAGACGCGCTGTCGAAAGGGGCTCGCATTATTACCGGCGGTCAGCCACATGAATTAGGCGGTAATTTCTTCCAGCCCACCATTTTAGTGGATGTTCCTGCGAGCGCTAAAGTTGCCAAAGAAGAGACTTTTGGCCCGCTGGCTCCGTTATTCCGTTTTAAAGATGAAGCCGATGTGGTTGCGCAGGCCAATGATACCGAATTTGGCTTGGCGGCTTATTTTTACGCGCGCGATCTCAGCCGCGTATTCCGCGTGGGCGAAGCGCTGGAGTACGGCATCGTAGGGATCAACACCGGCATTATTTCGAATGAAGTCGCGCCTTTTGGCGGGATCAAAGCCTCTGGCCTTGGCCGCGAAGGCTCGAAGTATGGCATCGAAGATTATCTCGAAATCAAATATATGTGCATCGGCTTGTAA
- the gabT gene encoding 4-aminobutyrate--2-oxoglutarate transaminase yields the protein MSTNKELMQRRSNAIPRGVGQIHPIFAERAENCRVWDVEGREYLDFAGGIAVLNTGHLHPKVVAAVEAQLKKLSHTCFQVLAYEPYLELCEIMNKRVPGDFDKKTLLVTTGSEAVENAVKIARAATKRSGTIAFSGAYHGRTHYTLSLTGKVNPYSAGMGLMPGHVFRALYPCELHGVSDDDAIASIHRIFKNDAAPEDIAAIVIEPVQGEGGFYSTSPAFMKRLRELCDEHGIMLIADEVQSGAGRTGTLFAMEQLGVAADLTTFAKSIAGGFPLAGVTGKAEIMDAIAPGGLGGTYAGSPIACAAALAVLETFDEENLLQRANDVGQKLKDGLLNIAEIHPEIGDVRGLGAMIAIELFENGDVHKPNAKLTAEVVARARDKGLILLSCGPYYNVLRILVPLTVSDAQIKQGLDIIAECFTEAKKN from the coding sequence ATGAGCACAAATAAAGAACTGATGCAGCGCCGCAGTAATGCCATTCCACGCGGCGTGGGGCAGATTCATCCCATTTTTGCCGAGCGAGCAGAAAACTGTCGCGTATGGGACGTCGAAGGGCGCGAATATCTGGACTTTGCCGGTGGGATTGCGGTTCTGAATACGGGCCATTTGCATCCCAAAGTGGTCGCTGCGGTTGAAGCTCAGTTGAAAAAACTGTCGCACACCTGCTTCCAAGTGTTGGCCTACGAACCGTATTTAGAACTGTGCGAAATCATGAACAAGCGCGTTCCGGGCGATTTTGACAAGAAAACGCTGCTGGTGACGACGGGCTCTGAAGCGGTAGAAAACGCGGTGAAGATTGCCAGAGCTGCCACTAAGCGCAGCGGAACCATCGCTTTTAGCGGTGCTTATCACGGACGTACTCATTACACCTTGTCGTTGACCGGCAAAGTAAACCCTTACTCAGCGGGCATGGGCTTAATGCCTGGGCACGTATTCCGTGCTTTGTATCCTTGTGAATTACACGGCGTCAGCGACGATGATGCCATCGCCAGTATCCATCGCATCTTCAAAAACGACGCTGCGCCGGAAGATATTGCCGCCATCGTTATCGAACCGGTGCAGGGGGAAGGAGGATTCTATTCAACCTCACCTGCCTTTATGAAACGCCTGCGCGAACTGTGTGATGAGCACGGGATCATGCTGATTGCTGATGAAGTACAAAGTGGTGCCGGGCGCACCGGAACGTTGTTTGCGATGGAACAGTTAGGCGTTGCTGCCGATCTCACCACCTTTGCGAAATCTATCGCGGGCGGTTTCCCTCTCGCTGGCGTGACAGGCAAAGCCGAGATTATGGATGCCATCGCGCCGGGCGGACTGGGTGGAACCTATGCCGGTAGCCCCATTGCCTGTGCGGCAGCCCTAGCGGTGCTTGAAACCTTTGATGAAGAAAATCTGTTGCAGCGCGCCAACGATGTGGGGCAGAAGCTGAAAGATGGCCTGCTCAACATCGCTGAAATTCATCCAGAAATTGGTGATGTGCGTGGTCTTGGCGCAATGATTGCGATTGAGCTGTTCGAAAACGGCGATGTGCATAAACCGAATGCCAAACTGACGGCAGAAGTGGTGGCGCGGGCGCGTGATAAGGGGCTCATCCTGCTGTCATGCGGGCCTTACTATAACGTGCTGCGTATTTTGGTTCCGCTCACGGTGAGTGACGCGCAGATCAAACAGGGTCTGGATATTATCGCCGAATGTTTTACCGAGGCTAAGAAAAACTAA